The DNA sequence AGACTGAACCTCCGTCCGTTCATCGCTAGTAAGATTGTAGTCAGGACATACCAGTATGAGAATATCATACGACTCAAGCCGGTCTGATGTAAGATTTCCTTCTGGTGAAGGATATAGCTTGTCAACAGTAAACGAGTGATTGACGAGCAAATTCCTGAAGCCAGGCAGCATACCAGGATGCCAAGGCTGTTCCTCCCAGGCATCTAGTCCAAGTCTTGGATGATGAGAAAGATCGTAAGCGACCCGAGATTTTGGAACTGGGCACAGCCACTCTACAGCATCTATGCAGAGATTCATTATTCCTTGCACCATGGGTCTGCTTGGAGTAGTATTTGCTACGAAACCAGGCAGATGAACAACTTTGCCACCTCGAAGATAGGGATTGTATGCAAAGCCTGTAACGTTATTCGGTTGACCCTCTATGTTCAACAGCTTTGTATAATGAGAGTATTCTTTGGTTGTTGAGAGGGCAGACCAATTGAAAGTTGCCCAATTCCAGTTCGTTGTGTTGATTGTATTTCCAACAGAGTACTTCTTTGTAACAGGATGTAGATTAGCTACAGTCTGAATCTCTGACCAATTGTAATACCAGTAAGTATCGTGGCCATGATTCCCTTCGGACTCGTACGGAACCACTCCAGCATATCCTAAGAAGTTGACCGCGCTGTCGACAGTAAGAAGACCACCGCCAGCCAACCAGAACTCCTTTGCCAGCATCGTGACGTTCTCTCGCGGGAGATTGTTTGGTAGTACGAACACATCAAAATCTGCTAGAATAAGCCTATGGTCAAGCAGATCTTGAAATGTCAGAAGTTCTACTTGATAGCCAGCATCTTCCAGCACTTGAGCAATATCAGTTGAATCCTGTGTGAATGACCCACCATATGCCCAAGTTGGTTTTGTAAAATTGGTTTCATTGTATATTGCTACTCGAATATTGCGCGGCGTGATTTCAGCCGGGGTTACTTGTTCCATCGGGTTACTCCGTGAAATCATATCAGGAGACGTTCCCAACGGAAACATACTCATGCCAATTAGCATTATGAGTGAAAGAAGTATGGCGTGCTTGTGATTCATTACACCTAATCCTCGGTATGATTTTTTTTGAGCGAGTTAATAAGAGCTACGCAAAAATTATCAATTATAATAAGTTTTTTGTTAATTAAAGAAATAAATCATATGTTAGGCGGCTAATACATTAAATCAATAATAAATAGTTAAGATAGCGCGAAGGCAAAATAATGCGTCCTCCGTGCAGGTGGGGGAATTATATAGCAGAAAACAACACAGAAACACTGGTTGACAGCCTTGACATACCAAGATGTAGCGGGTAACAATCCAATAACTCAGACCCTAACAGAGAAAGCCAACCGTGTAATTGATTGCTTGGAAGGGAATATCAACACAAATGAGCTTGTTCGATATGGCGAGAATCTGGTTGCTGCTGTCGAACAACTGTGGAGAGGAGTTCGAGAAGGCAATTGCAGAGTGGAATCAATCGCACTTCTGCGAGTGCTGCGTCAGACAACCTGTAGAGAAATATTATCGCCTCGCGAGCTTGCAAAGAAACCACCCGAGAAGCTGGCTAGTCAGTTGAAGTTGTTCGTAAATACTGTGAGATATGTACTCAAGCCAAAACCACTCCCAGCATAACTAGTGTCAGCAATCAAATACGCTATCAGTTGTCGTTGAGACAAGACTGATTAGCCAACATGCCATCACAGAATCCGATGGACATGCATGTCACGTTGCTTGGTACTGGTACTTCCTTCCCGGATCCAGAACGGGTTCAGTCTGGAGTGCTCTTGGAAACTGAAGACTTCACATTCCTTCTTGATAACGGATCAGGAACGCTCCATAGGCTTACTCAAACAGGGATAGAACTCACCGACCTTTCTGCAGTACTCTTTACCCATTTCCATGTTGACCATTGCTCAGACTTTCTTCCATTGTATCAAACGCTATGGCTTCAGGAGTATGATAAGACACTGGAGGTGTACGGGTCTGCAGACATCCACGATTGGCTAAAGGGAATCAATGAGGTTTCATTCCCCTATCTTCTCGATAGAATCTCTACAAAGGTTATCGAACTGGCAGAACACGACAGATTAGAATTCGGTGGTGTGACAATCGAGGCCTATCCGACCTGTCATAGCGATCAGGACAGT is a window from the Candidatus Lokiarchaeota archaeon genome containing:
- a CDS encoding MBL fold metallo-hydrolase, producing MPSQNPMDMHVTLLGTGTSFPDPERVQSGVLLETEDFTFLLDNGSGTLHRLTQTGIELTDLSAVLFTHFHVDHCSDFLPLYQTLWLQEYDKTLEVYGSADIHDWLKGINEVSFPYLLDRISTKVIELAEHDRLEFGGVTIEAYPTCHSDQDSRAFKVEGDGASLVYTGDTSACEEVIKMAKDVNLLIHECNWLDGDHREGVHTSPSDLNQVVLEAQPEKVILVHVSPPVVRERDSVIEIVGKSNNAEVIMGEDLLEIQL